In Vulpes lagopus strain Blue_001 chromosome 1, ASM1834538v1, whole genome shotgun sequence, a genomic segment contains:
- the LOC121472035 gene encoding TATA box-binding protein-associated factor RNA polymerase I subunit D-like, which translates to MASNSAVEIDNESDNSSGSSLFKTQFVPCSPKQGQKNPIRKFVRSSGGVEARDSSSDSSFEPRPLTLKAIFERFKKKKRKKRKYKPKERPRGRPEGRKTTRRSQINKKQVKDKGSGFPFLESENVKKPLPWRKILSFEQAVARGFFNYLEKLKYEYYLKESLKQMNVGEDLEREDFDSRRYKYLDDDGSLSPIEESETVEEAATTLENEDGCDIKLVDNNEFIVSSEIPKKMNLYLGQEEYTEEAASSKKRASKSKNMGQRIEWSEKEEIGI; encoded by the coding sequence ATGGCATCTAATTCAGCTGTAGAAATTGACAATGAAAGTGATAATTCTTCCGGTAGCAGCTTATTTAAGACTCAGTTTGTCCCGTGCTCACCAAAACAGGGGCAAAAAAACCCTATTAGAAAGTTTGTTCGTTCTTCTGGAGGTGTTGAAGCAAGGGATTCATCTAGTGACTCCTCTTTTGAACCAAGACCACTgactttaaaagctatttttgaaagattcaaaaaaaagaaacgtaaaaagaggaaatataagccaaaagaaagaccaaggggaagaccagaaggaagaaaaaccactagacgctcccaaataaataagaaacaagttAAAGACAAAGGATCTGGGTTCCCATTTTTAGAATCTGAGAATGTAAAAAAGCCATTACCATGGAGAAAGATTTTAAGCTTTGAGCAAGCGGTGGCAAGAGGATTTTTCAACTACCTTGAAAAATTGAAGTATGAATACTATCTCAAGGAAtccttgaaacaaatgaatgttGGTGAAGATTTAGAAAGGGAAGATTTTGACAGTCGTAGATACAAATACTTGGATGATGATGGATCTCTCTCTCCTATTGAAGAGTCAGAAACAGTGGAAGAGGCTGCAACAACTCTTGAAAATGAGGATGGGTGTGATATCAAATTGGTGGACAATAATGAATTCATAGTAAGTTCtgaaataccaaagaaaatgaatctgtatTTAGGACAAGAGGAATATACTGAAGAAGCTGCTTCGTCTAAAAAGAGAGCATCAAAATCCAAAAACATGGGACAGAGGATAGAATGGtctgaaaaggaagagatagGAATATGA